A window of Pelagicoccus enzymogenes genomic DNA:
CGAACACGCGAGCCAAGTTGACTTTCCACGCATGAAAAAAGGCGGCATGGACGGAGGATTCTGGGTGGTCTACGTTGGCCAAGGGCCGCTCACCCACGAGGGGCGAGCCAAAGCGATCTCCTCCGGTTTCGAGATAGCAGACCTCATTCACGCTACCGTGGAGAAGAACTCAGACCTCGCCGCCATCGCGACCACTCCAGAGGAAGCCAACGCCATCCGTAAATCCGGAAAACGCGTGGTCTTCATCGGCATCGAAAACGGCTACACCATCGGCCGGAACCTCGACCTGCTCAAAGACTACTACGACAAGGGGGTTCGCTACTTCGGTGTGACCCACAGTAAAAACAACGACCTCGCCGACTCTTCCACCGACCCTGAAGGAAACCTCCACATGGGGCTTTCGGATCTGGGTCGCGCCGCCGTCGAGGAGTGCAACCGACTCGGCATCATGGTAGACATTTCCCATTCATCGGACAAGAGCGCCTGGGACATCCTCGAACTTTCAAAAACGCCGGTCATCGCCTCCCACAGCGGATGTTACGCCCGCTACCCTCACCCGCGAAACCTCAACGACGCGCTCCTCAAGGAAATCGCTGCCCGCGACGGCGTCGTGCAAATGAACATGTTCAGCGCCTACATGATGGACGTCGAGCCGAACAAGGAACGGTCAGAGGCGATGCGGGCATGGTTCGAGAAGTACCGCAACGGAGACGCGCTCAGCGAGGCCGAGCAAATCGAGGCGACAGAACAATACGTCGCCTTGCAGAAGAAGTACCCCAAACCGCTATCCACCGTGTCTGCCGTGGTCGATCACATCGACCACATGGTGAAAGTAATGGGGGTTGACCACATCGGCCTGAGCGGAGACTTCGACGGAGGCGGAGGCGTCAAGAACTCCATGGATATCGGCCAGATGATGCCCGTAACCATCGAAATGCTCAGACGAGGATACACCGAGGAGGACTTAGAGAAATTCTGGGGAGCGAATGTCATGCGGGTGCTTCAGGCCTCCATCGACTACGCCGCGACGCTCCGAGAAGAAGCAGCTGAGGAATAAGAGCCTCGCCAGCGCCAGCGTCACCAGAACGTTACAACTTTCAGATTTCCATCGCCAAAGTCCTGCTCTAGCTCAAGCGTAACCGTGCTCCCTCAAAAACGGACACCGTTCGCCCTGTGAAACTAGCGCTTGTCACCGAAACGTATCCACCCGAAATCAACGGAGTCGCCATGACTCTGAGCCAGCTCGTCAGCGGCCTTCGCGACAAGGGGCACCGAGTACAAGTCGTCCGGCCACTGCAAACGAGCGAGAAAGGCGACCCCAAAACGGAGCCTGACACCATCACCGTATTCGGTCTTCCAATACCTCGCTACCCGGACTTACGATTCGGACTTCCGTCTCGAAACCGGCTCATACACGCCTGGCAATCCAATCGGCCAGATATCGTACACGTCGCGACGGAGGGTCCGCTAGGCCTGTCCGCCATTCGGGCGGCAAAGTCGCTCGGCATCCCCACAACCTCGACGTTCCACACGAACTTCCACAGCTACAGCGAGCACTACAACGCCAAGTTCGCCACTCGTATCGTACTCGCCTTCTTGCGTTGGATACACAACCAAACCCGCTGCACCATGGCGCCCACCTTAGAGCTGGCTAAACAGCTGGCGGCAGAGGGGTTTCGCAACATGGAAGTCTTCGGCCGCGGGGTTAACCTAAAAGTATTCAATCCTCAGGCTCGCGACGAAAACCTGCGCCGGACCTGGGGTGCGGCTCCAGACACTCCCGTCTTCATCCACGTCAGCAGACTCGCAGCGGAGAAGAACTACGATCTCTTGCAGAAAGCGTATTCTGAAATCAGATACAGACGACCCGACGCAAAGTTCGTCGTTATCGGAAGTGGTCCGATGGAGAAAAAGCTGAAGCAAGACCTCCCTTTCGCGACCTTCCCCGGTTCTATCCCATTGGAAAACCGACCAGAACTCGCCCGCTACTACGCCTCAGCTGACGCTTTCCTCTACCCGAGCAAAACCGAAACCTACGGCAACGTTGCCACTGAAGCCATGGCAAGCGGCAACGCGCTCGTCGCCTTCGACTACGCCGCGCCCGCTCAACACGTCCGACAAGGCCTTACCGGATTGATCTCAGCTCTCGACGACGACGCAGGTTTCGTGGCAAGTTCGCTCGCGGTCGCAACCGACGACTCGCTCCGCGAAAAGCTCGGGCAAGCTGCAGCCGCCTACGCTCCGGCCTTCGATTGGCAACCCATCGTCGACCGCTTCGAGGCAATTCTCCTCCGGACAATCGCTTCCTAATGTAAATGCTTCACCCCGCTGGGGTCGCCATTGTTTTCATGGAGATGGCGGTACGTTTTCGAAATCGTTTCTTTCAAGTCATCTGGCTTGAAGGGCTTGGTAAGATAGCCATCCATGCCGGCGCCGAAACAGTTCTCCCTGTCCTCGCGCATGGCGTTCGCAGTCAGGGCAATGATTCTCGGACGCTTCTCTCCCCAACGCTTTATAATTTCGCGTGTGGCCTCCAAGCCATCCATCTCCGGCATCTGGATATCCATGAACACGAGATCGTATTCATGTTCGCCAATCATGTTCACTGCCTCCAGCCCGTTCTGGGCAACTGAAATTTCATAGCCCATTTTCTTGAACAGGCGGTTCGCGACCTTCTGGTTGATGGCGTTATCCTCCGCCAAGAGAATACGCAGCGGCATCTGTTCGCCGAGCTTTACGCTTTCGTTCGAAACCTTCTTCACTCGCGGAGCTGCCTTGCCGCCCGCTTCTAACATGCGAGACCTGACGTTTTCCAGCTTGTATGGCTTCAGCAAGGACAGAGTATTTCCATCCGCATGCTCGCCCAAGTGCATACTGCCCAAGCGGCCTGTAAAGACGATGGTCAGTTCTTCGTTAGCCAAGCTCTTACGGATTCGCGTCTTCAACTCTTGGTACTCTAATCCACCCAGTCCTGATTCTACGAATACAACCTCTGCGTCGGGTGCCTTGGCAACAAGGTCGTCCAGATCACCGATCTTCGTTCCCGATTGAACTTCCACCCCAAAAACCTCCAACTGGCTGGAGAGTGCCTCGCAACTGAAGCCATGGTGATCCAAAACGATCGCCTTGCGGGCCTCCAATACGTTCGGAGCCTTCGAGCTGCCTAGATCAAAGTCAAAGGACGCACGATTGAATGACACAGTGAAATGGAAGGTCGACCCTACGCCCTCCTCACTTTCGACCCACATGGAGCCGCCCATGAGCTCAGCCAAGTTTTTACTGATGGCGAGACCAAGCCCGGTGCCCCCATATTTACGGGTCGTCGAGGCATCGACTTGGCTGAAGGAACCGAAGAGTCGATCAATTCGGTCCGCTGGAATTCCAATGCCCGTGTCGGTCACCTGGAAGTGCAAGATTACATCGTCGCCCTTCACATGGAAAGGATCGACACGCACGACAACCCCCCCCTTGGCGGTGAACTTGACCGCATTTCCGATCAGGTTAACGATCACCTGACGCAATCGCGTAGGATCGCCAAGCAGCGAACCCGGTATCTCGTTTCCGAATACATAGGAAATATCCAACCCTTTCTCGGTAGCCTGGATCGCAAGGGTATCGATCGCTTCCTCGATCGTGTCTCGCAAGTCGAACATGATGTTCTCGAGCTCGAGCTTGCCGGATTCGATTTTGGAAAAGTCTAGAATATCGTTGATGACAACAAGCAAGGCTTCGCTACTGGCCCGAATCGTATCCACGTAGTCTTGCTGTTCGTTCTCCAAAGCCGTCTCTGCAAGCAAACCTGTCATACCAATGATACCATTCATCGGCGTGCGAATTTCGTGCGACATGTTGGCAAGGAAGAAACTCTTCGCTCGGTTCGCCTCCTCGGCTTCGCGCATCGTTGCCCGAAGCCTTTCTTCGGAACGCTTCTGCTCGGTCACTTCATGGAAGAACCAAACCCTACCATAAGACTCTCCTAGCGGAGACGAAATGGGTATCGAGGTACGCTCAAATGTGCGGCCATCCGCAAATTCCAAGACATCCTTGAACGTCTCGCTTTCGTTTTCCGAGATCATCATGGCCCGCTCGAAAAAGGCCTTCGAGTCTTCCACCTGCTTGGACGCAACGCTCCAAATCTTCTCTGGACGCCCTACGTCCATCAAGTTGGTAGAGAGTCCCCAAATCTTGCAGAACCGTCGGTTAAAGTTGGATACAATGCCTCGTTCGTTGACGACTAGAATCCCGTCAGTGGCTGCCTCACTTTGGGCTTTGAGGACTGAATTGTAGCGCTTGAGTAGATTTTGCCTACGCTTGTTGTGCGTAACGTCGGTACCGGTCACGACAAGGGCGGAAACGCGCCCCTTCTCGTCCTTCACCGATACGGAACGGAAGTAGATATCGAGCTGACGGCCCGACTCCGTCATAACCTGCACGTCTCCTTGCCAGTGTCCGTATTCCAAGGTTTCTTGAAGGATCTTGTCGTAGACATGCTTTTCGCCAAAGAGAGCTTTCACGCCGCCCTTGTCGTTGAGCACATCGATGGTCTGGTAACCTACGATGTTGACGAAAGAATTGTTGCGGTAGAGCGCTTCTCCTTCGCGATCCACCATTAAGACAAAGTCACTCGACGCCTCGACGGCAGCCGAAACCATGCGCAGCCGTTCCTCGGATTCCTTGCGCAGCGTGATGTCCTCGAAAATCCCATACCAAACGACCGTCTTGTCCGAACGCTTTTCAGGAATCGCCTTGGTTGCCACCCACTTTTGTCGACCGTTCGGGGTGTTGATGCGGTACTCGATGTGCAAAGGCGTGAGATGCTGACTGGAAACAGCAAGCGATTCGTAAACGCGCTCCAAATCCTCGATACAAACCGCTCCCATCGCCACGGAAGCATCTTCCATGACCGCTGACGCCTCGACGCCGAGCAATTGCTGAACTTTCTCGCTGATATAAGGGAAACTGGGCGTACCACTCTCATCCATGGACAAGTGGAAGTAAACTCCGGGAACTTGATTGGAGAGTCGGTCGAGCTCATTGGTGCTTCGCTCAAGCTTGCTTTGCACGCGCACCGCCTCTGTGACGTCGCGCAGACAGATCACGAAATCCCCATCTCGTGACGAAAATATGGATACAGAAAGCTCGGTCCTGACGCCCTCTGCGGAAACCACCGATTCCTGGAAAACGGAGGGGGTCCCTTCCATGGCTTCCTCAAAATGTGAATCTAGGTCGAGATCGCTGAAGAAGGGAAACACGCTTTGCAATTGGCGACCGGCGGCGCGGCCTTCTCCTGACCCTAGGAAAGTCTCAGCAGCTCGATTGGCAAAGCGAACCACGAAATCCCTTTCCGTTCCGCCATCGTTGCGACCGCTGACGCATATCACCGCATCCGCTGTCGCGTGCAAGGCTCTCTCAAGAGCGAGGGCCGAACCGTTGGACTCGATTTGATCTTTCCAGATCGGCTCCAAGTTCCAGAGCCTGCTGCGAGCATCGACTTTGGTGACGATCACGTTGCACGCGATCGGGCCACCGTCCTGAGGAGACCTTAGCGTAAGCATTCCGCTTCCTCGTTCGAGATCGGCGCACTTCTCGGCATCGACGAAAACAGCATCCACCGGCGCCTCCTCCAGAGCCTCGGTCTCCGGAGTCCCCGCCAACAGATTGCAGGCAGCGTGATTCGCCACGGAAATCTTGTAGCCCGAAACGATCAATTGGGGCTTGGGCGACTTGGCGAAAGCGTCTTGGAAAATGTGGGAGAGGCTCATGGGAAGGGATTCAGGCAGAAACGGACCCACGTAAGCCTTTGTCGACTAGAGGGATCGACATTCTAGAATAAAGTGGGTTGCATTCGATACTGTACATGAAGGAGGGCATGAAGAGTCCAAGACGTCGCTTCGATCCTTCCCAATCGACCATTTGCTCCGCAACTTTACTCAAGTGAACGATTCTCCGCCGGGGAAAGGACTCCACCTCCACATTAGGGTGAAATCCTAGAATCAGAACTCAGGGAGTTTCCCGAAAACGAAATCTCAATCGCCCCCAAAGCAGGACCGCCGCCAAGAAAAGCCCGAGGGCTAAACCGGACCAGACGCCAACTGCTCCCCAACCAAAGGTAAAGCCAAACAAGTAGCCCGCCGGCAGGGCGGCCACCCAATAGGTACCGAAAGTGATCCACATCGGCACCGTCACATCCGACATGCCGCGCAAAGCGCCTAAACAAGCGACTTGGGCTCCGTCGAAGATCTGGAACAGTCCCACCACCACGAAGATGGAAGCCGCCGCCGCGATCACCGCATCGTTATCCACGAATTGGCCGGCTAGCCATTCTCCGCCTAGCAGGAAGGCGAGGGCCGAGACGATGGTCTGCAGCAAGGTGAAGCCCAGCGTAGTCGAATAGGTCAGCTTCATTCCGGGCAAGTCCCCCGCCCCCCAGGCAGCTCCCACCCTGATGCCGCAAGCGATCGAAACCCCGAGGGGGATCATAAAAGACATCGCCGCGCAGGACATAGCAATCTGATGGGCCGCAAGCGCTTCCTTGCCCAGCCAGCCTACCATGATGCCCGCCCCCGCAAAGGCTCCGACCTCAAAAAGGTGCTGAGCCCCCATCGGCAGCCCCAACTTCAGCATGCTCCTGAACTCCGACCACTCGTAGCCGCTCAACCAACGCCGCGGCAGCAAGCCGTCAAAACGCTTCGCTCTCAGAGTAAGGCCGAACATCACCGCCGCCACCACGCAGCGGGCAATCAGAGTCGCCCAGCCCGCACCCATCAATCCTAGCTCGGGAAAGCCCCAAGCGCCAAAGATCAGCAACCAGTTCAGCAAAACGTTCAGGCCGATGCCGCACAGCAGGACGACCATCGGAGCCTGAGACCAACCAAGCCCCTCCCAAACGCTCTTCAGACAGTGGTAGAAGAGAGCCGGCAACAAAGACAGGACGATGAGCCAGTAATAGCCGCGGGCCGCCTCCACCACCACCGGCTCCTGCCCGAAGCGATCCAGAAAGCCGGCATTGACCGCCAACAGGGCGATGGCTCCCAAACACAACAACACCGTCAAAGCCAATCCATGCCGCATGTGGCGGCCCACCTGACGCTTGTTCCCCGCCCCTTTCGACTGGGCCACCAAAACCGTGACAGACGCCAAGACCCCCATCAAGGCGACCAGAGGGATGACAAAAATGTTGTTTACGAAGGCCGCTGCTCCCAAGGGAGCCACCCCGATCTGGCCAATCATCAAGGTATCCACCACCCCGATCAGAATCTGGCCCAAATTTCCAAGCACGATGGGGCCCGCCAACCATAGCGTGGCCTTCAAGTCCGCTGCCCAATTCCTTTCCCCTGCGCCCCCCATATCAATAAAAGGGCGTACAGCTAGCTCCCCGGGCAACCGCCGGCAACGCAAAACGACGCGCTCGCGCTCCGGATATCCGCGGTCGTATCCAGAAAGCGGATCGCCTAGCTGGCGATCTCGAAAATCCGGTGCAAGCGCAGCAACTCGATCACTGACTGGACCGGAGCCTTCACGTTCTTCAAGCGAACGCTGGCAGTCCCCTGCGGCAATCGTTTGTAGACGCCTAGCAAGGCCCCTACGCCAGAACTGTCGATGAACTCGACCTTCGAGAAGTCCAGCTCGACCGCCGTAACGCCGTCGCCCCAGAGGGAATCGATCTCCTTCTTGAAATCACGGGATGAAGCGGCGTCCAAACGGGCGACCCCAACTTCAGCGCGAAGCGTTCCTTCTACAGTTTGTCCTTCAATAACGATGCTCATTTTGGTGGGAATTTTGGAAATAGGTATGTGTCAAAGGCTGGAACCCTTAGGCCCCATCTCTATAAACGACGCTCCTTCCCCGCGCTTGAGCTTCCCTACAAAAATCCCCTAATCTGCTCCCCACATGCGAGCACCCACCCTCATCGGCATCACCGGCGGCAGCGGTTCCGGAAAAAGCTGGCTCGCCCGCCATCTGCAAAACGAGCTCGGGCACCGGCAAATAGCTTCCCTGCAGCAAGATTGGTACTATCGCGACCTCAGCCACCTCCCTGCGGAAGAGGCCGCCAAAACCGACTTCGACGATCCCGCCGCCCTAGAGCTCGACCTACTGGAAACCCACCTCCGCGAACTCGCGGCGGGCCGCTCCATCCAAGCCCCCCAGTACGACTTCGCCACCTTTTCCCGCAGCCCCCAAACCCTCGCCATCGAGCCAGCATCCATCATCGCCGTAGAGGGCCTCTTCGTCCTCCACCCTCCAAGCCTCTGCAAGATGTTGGACATCAGCGTCTACGTCGAAACGCCCAGCGACATTCGCTTGCTGCGTCGCATCCGCCGCGACCTCAGCGAGCGCGGCTACAAACTCGAGCGCATCCTCGACTTCTGGGAGCACGACCAATTCCCAAGTTTTACGAAATTCGTACAACCCCAGCGGTC
This region includes:
- a CDS encoding MATE family efflux transporter; this translates as MKATLWLAGPIVLGNLGQILIGVVDTLMIGQIGVAPLGAAAFVNNIFVIPLVALMGVLASVTVLVAQSKGAGNKRQVGRHMRHGLALTVLLCLGAIALLAVNAGFLDRFGQEPVVVEAARGYYWLIVLSLLPALFYHCLKSVWEGLGWSQAPMVVLLCGIGLNVLLNWLLIFGAWGFPELGLMGAGWATLIARCVVAAVMFGLTLRAKRFDGLLPRRWLSGYEWSEFRSMLKLGLPMGAQHLFEVGAFAGAGIMVGWLGKEALAAHQIAMSCAAMSFMIPLGVSIACGIRVGAAWGAGDLPGMKLTYSTTLGFTLLQTIVSALAFLLGGEWLAGQFVDNDAVIAAAASIFVVVGLFQIFDGAQVACLGALRGMSDVTVPMWITFGTYWVAALPAGYLFGFTFGWGAVGVWSGLALGLFLAAVLLWGRLRFRFRETP
- a CDS encoding dipeptidase; protein product: MKRSLSSFLLAAIVAVSLLADDVERTPRNDWTENQLRELAWEIHDNCLTLDTHMDVPIVLKRPGFDISKEHSWYEHASQVDFPRMKKGGMDGGFWVVYVGQGPLTHEGRAKAISSGFEIADLIHATVEKNSDLAAIATTPEEANAIRKSGKRVVFIGIENGYTIGRNLDLLKDYYDKGVRYFGVTHSKNNDLADSSTDPEGNLHMGLSDLGRAAVEECNRLGIMVDISHSSDKSAWDILELSKTPVIASHSGCYARYPHPRNLNDALLKEIAARDGVVQMNMFSAYMMDVEPNKERSEAMRAWFEKYRNGDALSEAEQIEATEQYVALQKKYPKPLSTVSAVVDHIDHMVKVMGVDHIGLSGDFDGGGGVKNSMDIGQMMPVTIEMLRRGYTEEDLEKFWGANVMRVLQASIDYAATLREEAAEE
- a CDS encoding PAS domain-containing hybrid sensor histidine kinase/response regulator, with product MSLSHIFQDAFAKSPKPQLIVSGYKISVANHAACNLLAGTPETEALEEAPVDAVFVDAEKCADLERGSGMLTLRSPQDGGPIACNVIVTKVDARSRLWNLEPIWKDQIESNGSALALERALHATADAVICVSGRNDGGTERDFVVRFANRAAETFLGSGEGRAAGRQLQSVFPFFSDLDLDSHFEEAMEGTPSVFQESVVSAEGVRTELSVSIFSSRDGDFVICLRDVTEAVRVQSKLERSTNELDRLSNQVPGVYFHLSMDESGTPSFPYISEKVQQLLGVEASAVMEDASVAMGAVCIEDLERVYESLAVSSQHLTPLHIEYRINTPNGRQKWVATKAIPEKRSDKTVVWYGIFEDITLRKESEERLRMVSAAVEASSDFVLMVDREGEALYRNNSFVNIVGYQTIDVLNDKGGVKALFGEKHVYDKILQETLEYGHWQGDVQVMTESGRQLDIYFRSVSVKDEKGRVSALVVTGTDVTHNKRRQNLLKRYNSVLKAQSEAATDGILVVNERGIVSNFNRRFCKIWGLSTNLMDVGRPEKIWSVASKQVEDSKAFFERAMMISENESETFKDVLEFADGRTFERTSIPISSPLGESYGRVWFFHEVTEQKRSEERLRATMREAEEANRAKSFFLANMSHEIRTPMNGIIGMTGLLAETALENEQQDYVDTIRASSEALLVVINDILDFSKIESGKLELENIMFDLRDTIEEAIDTLAIQATEKGLDISYVFGNEIPGSLLGDPTRLRQVIVNLIGNAVKFTAKGGVVVRVDPFHVKGDDVILHFQVTDTGIGIPADRIDRLFGSFSQVDASTTRKYGGTGLGLAISKNLAELMGGSMWVESEEGVGSTFHFTVSFNRASFDFDLGSSKAPNVLEARKAIVLDHHGFSCEALSSQLEVFGVEVQSGTKIGDLDDLVAKAPDAEVVFVESGLGGLEYQELKTRIRKSLANEELTIVFTGRLGSMHLGEHADGNTLSLLKPYKLENVRSRMLEAGGKAAPRVKKVSNESVKLGEQMPLRILLAEDNAINQKVANRLFKKMGYEISVAQNGLEAVNMIGEHEYDLVFMDIQMPEMDGLEATREIIKRWGEKRPRIIALTANAMREDRENCFGAGMDGYLTKPFKPDDLKETISKTYRHLHENNGDPSGVKHLH
- a CDS encoding STAS domain-containing protein — protein: MSIVIEGQTVEGTLRAEVGVARLDAASSRDFKKEIDSLWGDGVTAVELDFSKVEFIDSSGVGALLGVYKRLPQGTASVRLKNVKAPVQSVIELLRLHRIFEIAS
- the udk gene encoding uridine kinase encodes the protein MRAPTLIGITGGSGSGKSWLARHLQNELGHRQIASLQQDWYYRDLSHLPAEEAAKTDFDDPAALELDLLETHLRELAAGRSIQAPQYDFATFSRSPQTLAIEPASIIAVEGLFVLHPPSLCKMLDISVYVETPSDIRLLRRIRRDLSERGYKLERILDFWEHDQFPSFTKFVQPQRSRASLIWDSLQDTALVPALLADLRNRTTRYADQPTT
- a CDS encoding glycosyltransferase family 4 protein — its product is MKLALVTETYPPEINGVAMTLSQLVSGLRDKGHRVQVVRPLQTSEKGDPKTEPDTITVFGLPIPRYPDLRFGLPSRNRLIHAWQSNRPDIVHVATEGPLGLSAIRAAKSLGIPTTSTFHTNFHSYSEHYNAKFATRIVLAFLRWIHNQTRCTMAPTLELAKQLAAEGFRNMEVFGRGVNLKVFNPQARDENLRRTWGAAPDTPVFIHVSRLAAEKNYDLLQKAYSEIRYRRPDAKFVVIGSGPMEKKLKQDLPFATFPGSIPLENRPELARYYASADAFLYPSKTETYGNVATEAMASGNALVAFDYAAPAQHVRQGLTGLISALDDDAGFVASSLAVATDDSLREKLGQAAAAYAPAFDWQPIVDRFEAILLRTIAS